The Glycine soja cultivar W05 chromosome 19, ASM419377v2, whole genome shotgun sequence genomic sequence ATGCTTCGCAACCAGGCCGGTTTCATGAAAGAGTGGGTAATGTACCACGCCAAAATCGGAGTCCAACGTTGGTTCATTTACGACAACAACAGCGATGATGACATAGAAAACGTGATTTCTTTCCTACAAAGCGTTGGTTACAACATCTCCCAACACCTTTGGCCTTGGGTTAAGACCCAAGAAGCTGGGTTTGCGCATTGCGCCCTACAGGCCCGATCCTCGTGCGATTGGGTTGGGTTCATCGACGTGGATGAATTCTTCAATGTGAAAATTAAAGGGGGCATGCACGGTGTGATTTGGCACCATGCAAAGCCCGGAAGCAATGTGGGTGAAATTAGGACACCGTGTTACAGTTTTGGGCCTTCGGGCCTACGAGAAGTGCCGAAGGAAGGGGTGGCAGTGGGGTACACGTGTCGATTGGCAGCACGTGAGAGGCACAAGAGCATAGTGAGGCCTGAGGCGCTGAACCAAAGTTTAATCAATGTGGTGCACCATTTTCATCTAGGTGCACCATTTGTGACCGTGGATGTGGAGAAAAGTGAGATGATGATTAACCATTACAAGTACCAAGTGTGGAAAGTGTTTAAGGAGAAGTTCTATAGGAGGGTGGCGACATATGTGGCGGATTGGCAGGAAGAGCAAAATGTGGGGTCCAGGGATAGGGTTCCCGGTTTGGGGACCAAACCGGTCGAACCGGCTGATTGGGCTAACCGGTTTTGTGAAGTTAGGGATAACGGGTTGAGGAATTGGGTTTTGAGGAATTTAGAAGACCGACGCACCCGTCTTTTGCCTTGGCAATCAGAGTTTGAGCATCATCTTAGAAAGAGGCGAAGgcgaaaggaaaaaaaaccttTTATGATACAACCATTATTCTaatcctctattttttttttcatttttgctttctttagtttttttttatccctcTTGCAATGATTGACGTACTATCTTGTAGATATGacataattgattttatttatttatttttattttgtacatggatataagaaaattacatttttctacaacatttttttaatgtctaaTTTTATATTGCAAGAGCTATTATCTTGTATAGCTTTGTCCTAGGATTGACCACTCGAGCAGAACACCACTCGCGATACTGATTTGATACTCAATACTATTTGTATATGATTACCTCGAGCAGAACACCACTCGCCATACTGATTTGATACTCAATACTCTATTTGTATATGATTACCTCGTTCAGTAATCATTTAATGCTCAACTCTTAAAATCAAGTAACTACTTACTATTGAGTCGTtgttacaaaatataaattcaatatcgttaagttaacattggtttttgaaaccaatgttaataaaaatatgatggcAAAATGGTAAATAATATGACTTtctttaacatcgatttttttgaaaaattgatgttaacaagaACATGGTGacatttttgataaataaattgagTTAATTCATATCGGTTTTGAAAAAATCGGTGTTAACTAGTTGATCATAatattggtttttttaaaacccgatgttaacattaattcgttaacatcagtttttctgaaaccgatgttaagtttaaacgttaacattgatttttttaaaaaaatcgatgttgtattattcataaattaaaacccCAAACCATTTTCCCCCTGCGATGAACAAACTCGAAGATACTTAGGTCCCTCGGTCACCTTGCTTATTCATTGCATAGACCACATTGTCGTTTTGCCCATGCCGCCATCGCCCACGCAGTGTCGTGCCCTCGCCATTGAGCGCACTGGTTCTTGCCCACGCCatcacaatttttcttttttctttttacaccaCTGTGCCCTCGCTGTGTCGATGCGGTGCTCATTGGTTCATGCTCACTCTGTGTGTCTTTTGCACAGGTCCACCTTCGTCCAATCGATGTTCACCTTCGTCCtgctttcaatttttgtttgatttgaaaTCATAAGTTTTTTGCTTTTGATTGtcgttttcattttcatttccactttgtgatgcaatcctccctaggaagggaccaatcactagaaccatgagcaagaggctccaagaagattgggctagacctgctgaagaaggccctagggttctcatgaaccttagggtagatttctgagcccatgggccaaggttgggtccaattatctttgtacatattagactaggatgtcattatatttggtccttgtatatagggctccatattgtaggtagggtaccctagaaatataggatttttcagcccttgtattttttgggcacctagactagtttttgtattaggggtagttttgtaatttcacatgcactaagtggatatttgatgtgtgtggttggaaataaatttaattgaattggtagaagcccaatccaattaaattttagagggggaggtgagcatttgcttactacaccccattgccacatcatatagtcacactttgtgcatgtccttcatgcttttcatgcctcatgacacctaagcacacttagtggagaatcttgtaattgatcttggattagtgggctgaaccataactaaaattcactaatcataattagtgaaattttggctccaaagtttggctccacaaattcaatttcaaattcaagtgaaatttgaatttccctccaattttgtgtgacacttaggctataaatagaggtcatgtgtgtgtatttttttctcaactttgatcatttgaatattaacttcagatttcagagctctttttgagcacaaaatttcgtgctcttctctccctctcccttcattcatctccttcttcctccaagctcttatccatggcctcctatggtggtgagcttcttctagactcatcttctctttgaagtggtgtctcctctctctcttccttctccattccgctgccatttatcttccaagaagcaaaggaatccattgatgaagaagatcctaggcctacaagctccaatggagcttgcatcacttTGTGTGTACTGTTTGTTGCTGTTGAGATGATTTCAAATCATAATGTTATTGGAATGTATGCAACATTATCAAAATGCATTGGTAATTTTTACTCAGTTTTGTTGTACGAGTATTGTTCTGTCCATTATTATCAATAAAAGTCAATAATTGTTGGGACTCT encodes the following:
- the LOC114398701 gene encoding glycosyltransferase family 92 protein RCOM_0530710; amino-acid sequence: MKDRRRRNAVVSWSALFWCTLLLVFSTIIFTTLIFSPFITTFSHPFKWIKTTTTNSRATITIRETVILPDQALIFLNYPPSFRLYTKHDLSCVYFSPDDDSSSRGVTQPPIQLHLARLREQIVRCTLPPRGGTVSLLIKSNGVVIPRQDSSGSTHEWTPLVYDALFDRDNTTVAFVKGLNLRPEKLMEPSRFQCIYGWDFTKPKFLLKSDVVSAAQEIIRCKTPKSILIGKAQAQDIKVTIHAKDMGVFPSIARPGLRLQHTTPKQKAHEMCICTMLRNQAGFMKEWVMYHAKIGVQRWFIYDNNSDDDIENVISFLQSVGYNISQHLWPWVKTQEAGFAHCALQARSSCDWVGFIDVDEFFNVKIKGGMHGVIWHHAKPGSNVGEIRTPCYSFGPSGLREVPKEGVAVGYTCRLAARERHKSIVRPEALNQSLINVVHHFHLGAPFVTVDVEKSEMMINHYKYQVWKVFKEKFYRRVATYVADWQEEQNVGSRDRVPGLGTKPVEPADWANRFCEVRDNGLRNWVLRNLEDRRTRLLPWQSEFEHHLRKRRRRKEKKPFMIQPLF